AGTAGGAGCCTTAACAAAAACCGCTTGGTTTCCTATTGCTAGCCATTTTAGtcgtttccttttctttttaaaaaatgactacaCATAAAGCTCAAGTTTGAACACTTTCTCAGTTATTTCCTTAGGGCAAATTCCCAgcagtggaactgctggatcaaaATGTATGGGTATTTCTAAGGCTCTTTGGACATACTCTCAGACTGCTTCTTGGGAAGACTTCCAAAGAAGTCCTCCCTCCCTGGCCTCTCACCTCATAATCAGTGCTCTCTGCATGGCTTCCTGGCTGTACGGACACTTCCCGATGACCACAGCTGACAGGTAGATGGGCTCTTCTAAAAAGTGCATCAGCAATGCCCCTTGGCATCCGAGGATGTTCCACCGTGCCACCTTGTCACTGCAGGACATGGAGCAAGTCCTGTCTCCCCGGCCTGGCTTCACTCGGAGCAGCCCCACCTGGTGATACGCAACACCAGGCATCCCCGAGTCTCCAGCTTCTCCAGGCACACACTTGGCTCCAGTTCTATGAACATCCACTACTTTGGCACCATCAGGGGCCATTCCAGTGACAGCAGCCAGTTCCCCTGAGGTGAGATTAGAGCTGCTGACACTTGGTGGGATCGGGCCACTTTCCTGATTGCCAAAACTCTGATGTTGAGCCACACCATTGGCGACTTCTGTGGCAGGAGTCCCGGGCTCAAGCCTCATCTTTTTGGTCACAGGACTATCTGGGCGTTCACATTTGCTTTTATCTTCAGTAGGTTTCAGGTTACCACTGGCTTCCATTGATGGGTTATTGGCCCAATCTGTCCTGACCGGACAGCAAGGCTGATCTTCACACTCAAGCATCGGAATGATGGAGGCATCCCCACCTGTAGGAGGAGGAACGCCTTAGACCAGTGGTTCTGAAAGTGAGGCCCCTGGACCAGCCATATCAGTATCCCTTAggatcttgttagaaatgcaaattcttgggacCCACAGTAGACCTGCtgcatcagaaactctggaggtggtATGCAGAAGCTTGTGTTCGCataagctctccaggtgattctgatgcaagctcaagtttgagaactactgttttAAACAAAGCTTAATTCTATTCGCCCAGCTAACCTGAGATAATACTTGCCCAAATTTCCCTAATAAGAATACTCTGGGGCTTTTGTTGAAGACCCTTTCCAGACCCAGTGAGTTAGAATTTCTGAGGGGAGGGGGGCCtggaaaactgaatattttaacaatgatCCCAGGTAATTCTTATCACAGGAAATTTGGAAATACTGGTTTAGaccaggatttctcaacctctgcattattgacattttgggccagataattatTTGCTGTGGGGTCTGTCCTGTacattataggatgtttagcagcctccCAGGTCTCTACCTATTAGATATCAAAAGCATCCCCCAGTCTGGCCACCAGAAGTGTCTCCAGACGTTGCGAAATGTCTCCTGGGGAGCAAAATAGTCCTGAGTTGAAAATCACGGGTTCAGAATGAGCAATTTCCCAAGTGCAGTTTTGTTGAATGTTATCCCACACAATGTCTTTGAAAACAGAAGTGATTTCATGGTTAAATAAGTTAGGCAAGGCTCACAATTTCCTCATCGTAGAGATATATGTGCATATCCTCAGAGTAAAAACTCGACAGTAAATTACACAGCTGGTATTTCCACGCTGGTATTTCCATGCTGGTTTAGAGATTTCTGACCTACTCTGTGCTTACATGGAATCAAAGGAAAACAGAGGGCAGCAAAGAGCACAGCTTCCCCTTGAGAAGGGAGCTACTTTTTCAAGCGCTAACCTAATGTGTGTTGCTTTTCTAAAGTGTGTGAATAATACATCTGTAGCCTTTATAACCCAagagtgggaaaggaaagaagtgggAGTGTTGCCAGAGAGGCCGGCTGGCCGACTTCCAGAGACCTCACAAGGTGACAGTGACTTTGGAGAATTCACCAGGGCCCACCTCCCACTCCGCAGGCTCCAAAGTTTGACCTTGACAGATGCCTGAACTCAAGAGGCTGACTCATGCTAAGAAAACTCACAAATAAGAGTCTGAAGTAGCTGAACCATGTACTAAGTTATCAATTAGTAATGAGGAATAAATGCCAAGGGAGCCAGATAGTCAGTTTCTAGGTagtgttctttctttctgcagACAAACCATGGGTagacattacatttaaaaattttttaaaaatgagccagGGAAGTTAGATCAGTGCTTCTAGATTTTGATGTCACAATAAAATTTCCAGAAGATTTTAAGATCAACAGAGGCTGTCAACTTTTTATTCTATcaaataagatctttaaaaatcctaattaccattatttaaaaaagattaaaatcacataacctttaaatggaaagaaattagctttttgaaaaattaactaCACAGTCCTGGTTTTTTCCTCCTCTGGTCATAGACCAGTACAGTCTCACAGAACAGCAGCAGCCTGTGAGCTATTAACTTATATTGTTTGATTTGGAGGTCAGGCTAGCTGTGGTTCCCGGATGCAACTGTCCCACAATAAGCCTACATCTGCCAGCTCAGCCCTGGCTACTCAAAGTCCACAGGCCAACACCACTGGCATAGGCTGGGGACtgattagaaatgcagaatctcagactCCACCTCCGAACAACTGACTTTGAATTTGCAGTTTAGCAAGACCCCTGGGTGATtcatagtttgagaagcactgagttAAGAAACATCTTTTGGTGCTTGGACCAGAGCACCCATTGCTAAGAACACAGCATGGATGAGCCCTACCTACCTCTGTAGGTCATTTTTGTGGCCTCTGACTCTTAACCAACTCTTTTCTGATAGACTCATCCTTTCTTAagctgtattttttatttgaggTGTGATCAAGTCTTGACAGCTGTCTCTCTACAGTGCTTACCTATCTCTTCACTAGTTACATCCGTTAGTCTTCAAGTTGAATACTCAGAGGACAGTTTTGTATCCTTGTTTCCAAGTTTTTAGGGTGAGGAAATGTTACTGCCATCCCTGAGTTGTTTATAATGGGCAGAAATTATTCGTAATTTTCGAGTCAGAAACACAGAGAGTAGAAATGACTCTGGAGACTGGTCTGGTCTTCCTGCTACTGTAAGCACAGCACCTGAACACCCCCTTGTAACTCATCAAACTTTAACTTAACCATGGCTGTCTACGTTCCCTACAAGACTCGATGAGGGTAAGCAAGGGGCTGGTCTTATTCGCTGCTATGTACCCAGTATGTCATACTGTACCTGATAAGTAGTAGAATATATTtgtgtaatgaatgaatgaatgaatgaatgaatgaatgaaatgagttTCAGGATAAATTACTAGAGAACCCAGGGCTTTGGACTGCTAAGCCCTATTGTTGGTTTTAGACCTTGTGGGATTTCAGCTTTGTTTCCCAGTCCTGACTGGGAACTGAGAAGTGAGTAACAGTATTAGgagtccctcccacccccttttcttGGTGAAAGAAGTGATCAGGTGTACTGGCCTGTTCACAAAAAGGCACTGTCACTGGTTGTAGCTACACTTCAGTCAGCAGTGCTTTTTTTGAGAAACATGTCTATGGATAAGACAAATATAAGGAAGACGACAATGTAACAGTAATCTAAAAGCTTGAATACACTTACAGGGAGTATGGCTGGAGAAGAACACAAACAAGAGGTCTGGTCTGAGTTTCCACAGTCCTCTCTGAGTTCCTGGGACAAAGATGCTCTCCTGTTTCAGGGCAGCCACCAAGTGGAGCTGATGGAGAAGGTACCTAATGGGTGCAGGATGTTATCAGAACGAACACTGATCTCCGTGGTAAAGGGAAAGACTCTGGCTGGGTGATTACTAAGAAAGAAAGATCTACAGGTTTTGGAATTATGCGACTGATctagaccagtgattctcaaagcgTGGTTCCTGAACTGGTGGCATCAGCATCACgtggaatttgttagaaatgccaCTTCTCAGGCTCCACCTTGGACTGGCTGAATCAGAATGTCTGGGGGTGAGCCCAGCAAGCTGGATTTTAACAAACCTCCTAGTGGATTCTGATGCACAGTCAAGCATGAGAACCACTGACTCGACCAGTGCGATTCAAAGTGTAGTTCACAGGCCAACATAATCCATTGTACTTGGGAGCTTATAGGAAATGCAaactctgccctccctcctcccaacctCAGATTAAATCAGACTCTCTGGGGATGTGGTTTTACCTTTGGAAACTCCTTCTGGCTATGACCTCAGCATGACTATCATTGAGGATGTCTCCTGTGGCAAAGACAGGATACTAGTGAAGACCAGAATCTAGAGAGGCCTTGGTTCCTAGAAGCAGAACACAGCAGTTTCCCCCAACACCCCGGATGGCCATGTAGCTCCTAGAGGGCTTGCCAGAAAGTATCAGAACCATTAATGGCAATGCATTTACAGCAGAGTTTCAACTCCGCACTACTGACATTTTTGGTTggaaaattctttgttgtgggcgCTGTCCTGGGCATTCTAGGACGCTGAGCAACattcctggcctctactcactagaggTCAGCAGCATATTCCCCTCCCCCctgttgtgacaactaaaaatgtctccagacattgtcaaatgttctCCGGGGGGCAAAATCTTCCCTagttgagaactactgatctATAGGGAAGTCTTTATCTGGAGGACAGGGGTCCAGATCTTTTGTACCCTGGTATCATACTTGTACTCATGGTGATACAATTCCATGGAATTCAATCCATAGTGGTCCTGGAACAGCTTCCTCACATACAGGACCAAGGCCAGAACGGGGGAAACAAACTCAAGAATGCCTGCGCTAACCAGAAGCAGAGGTAAAGATGCCATATCTCTAAGGAATTTCCATCTTCTTTTTGGTGCCAAAGTCTCAATTTAATTCAAGATTGCTTTCCGGGGCTTCAGATATAACGTAGAATAGCTAAGCCCAGGGAACTTCTGGTGTGAGCATGAGAATACTGGTCGACTTTCAATCCACTCAGAAAACATGTTCCTGGTGGCTTTTGCTTCCAGTTTATTCCCATTCTTTAAATGAGTTCTGTCCTTCCAACTGGAGCGACTGTCAGTGTGAACTGAAAGGTCAGCCACCTCAGTAATAGGGGCCCCGTGCCCTGTAGAGGAGGAAAGGGCAACATGGACATCGTTTCCAAAGCTCCCTAGACAGGCACTGTTTAGACTGCATGCGGGCTTACCACTCTTCCTCATTTTGGACCGGCCTATGCATTTCGTTCCTGTTCCCATTGAGACAACTTCCTTTGTCactgaggagaaaagaaggaatcgTTACGTTAAATGAGCTCTCAGAATCTGAATGGTCCCCAGTCCTCGGGTTTACTAAATCTGCCCATTCCTCCAGAATATTCCCATAGGCTGACCCATCTGAGGATTTGGGTTCCAGGACAGCCATCCCCCACCACCTCAAGTGTTGCACCACCTGGTGGAGAGCAGGGAAACATGCACAACACCATAGTTTATACCTGACCACAACCACCCCTGTACAGCCACGAATAATTCCGCCATTTCTGACAGAGTGAGCGTTCCAGACAGAAAGGATCTCACCTCGCACCAGTTTGTCAGGGGAGTCCCAGGTCTGGTCAGCTATAGGCTGTATCTTCACCACGGCGGCTAGTAACGTCCACTCACGGTTGGGCTCAGGCTTCCCCTGCTTGGGCAGACTGACCCTATAGTGCTCATAACATAGGCGCGCAATCTCATCCGCGGTCCACATGGTCTGAGCTGGTGCTGAGGCCCTGATCGAAAACCACCACCATCAGAAGTACAGAAAGGAGGACCAATGCAAATGCTACACCCTCACACAAGTGCTTCAACAGATTTTCAGATGTAGCCTAACCGTGTTCATACTGAGGTTTCTGTATCTGTAACTTTATGGGTCATTTTCTTGTACTTCCCTGCCCCTTTCATCTTcaaggaaagattaaaaaagtCTCAGATCCCACCAACCCCAGAAGACACTCTATTTCTTCAAGCTGTTCCTTAATATTTGTAATGTTTGATATCTGACATGTTTCTAATGAATCTGAACAACTACTCAAAGTGAAAGCATATGAGAGGGAAGTACCCTCCTTGCTAGTCCAATTTTCATTTGGAGGTAGCACAGCTCATAGACTCAGCTCAGTTTAGGCAGACTCTCACCATACAGGGTTTATCTTTCCCCAGGCAGATGTTCTTCTTTTCCACCCTCTTTTtcaggcattttatttttctatttcccccACAGTAGACTGGTTGTTTAGCTCCCTCTAGTAAATCTCTACTGATGTCCCTATCAGGATAGCAACCTTTAATTTCTCAGATATTTTATGATGCAGAGGGAAGAAGTGACAGGGCCCAGTGGTTTTTCACCAGTCAAGGTTTCTCATAGGAGTTGTGAAGTGTGTGGGCTTAGAGTTACCCTTTCTGGGTTCTAACTATGACTTTGCTTGTATTaactgtgtgtctgtttcttcacctgttaaaatagggataatggtACTATTTAAtccatggggttgttgtgaggattaaataatatttataaaaagttacTGCTATACGACTGAGCATAATTAGTGTCAACTGTGATTAGTATTACTAAAAAGTACCTCTGATTTTCCTGACTGATTTGCCTTGAGCTTCTTGGAGGGGAGGGAAGCTGTAATGGGTACATAAAGCCATGAATGAAAACCATTCAGCAGATCAGATCTCAAAGAGGCCTAGGACACTTTGCTGGAAACTCTCCCACTCGTGAATGTTGACTCTATCAATGACCTCATCTGGATTCAAATGCATGAAAAGCTTCTTAGTAGAAAATGGGATCATCGGTGATAGACATAgctaagcattttaaaaaagaaaaaaagaaaggctttaCTGAGTCCCAAAACACGTAGCTTCTGAAAACTGACGTTTCTACAATGAGCCTCCTACATTAtgttaattaaacaaggaggccattagacCAATGTGGCTCTAATGTTGCTGCGGCCTATGTAAGCCAACCAAGatctaagcctgtaaatgcctcaagggGTGGATGAAAAAAGGGCCACATACTCAACCAGACAaactcaggggaggcctgcatggccGGCCTTACAAACTCAAGAGACTGAAAAAGTAACCAGaaaggatggtctgaacataaaaattcctaattaaaagCGAGTCATGGTGGGGAATCACTTCCTAGGACTGTAGCTTCTTTGACAAAAGCCaatcaatctttaccttaagtgagcctgtctactgtctttctgcttctaagataacatacctttgaaacgTCAGAGTAATCTCCTTTCCCAGACCCCTAAGGGTACACCCCTCACCAGAACACAGatcacagaacccctcattgtcaTCTTGTTCCCCTGCATACCATCTGCAAGTGCTGTAAATATTAACTAACTaccctgtacccaccaatgtaaaagaagtatgtttctctccattttactttttatccaatcccagaaattctgcccccccccgccccgctttgctttctccggcccccgcaatctaccaccaatggatttcatgtaaccctctttaCATCTCCTTTTATTCTTATGTATACATAAGCTGCAAAACCGCCATTctgtggagcattttctcaatccctcAAGATTTTGCTTGCCATcatcatcagtttggctcaaataaactcaaaaactttctacaggtttggacgtttcttttATCAGCAAAGGTTACATCAAAACACTAAGGACAATTAGGCTTTAAGCTAtagtcaaataatttattttcttgcttctgcACTTTCTCTGTCTTTACCCTGGCTTCTATCTACAGAATGCTCCTAACCATTTCTGGTTTGGTGCTGCCCaatttgtattgatttttgctcaaataaactattaaaaatttttaaatatgccttttttttttttttaacagtttggaTGTGAAGGCCTGTTATTGCAATAAACGGTCATGGAAAATCAGACCATACTGATTTAAAACAAGAATATGCAGGAACTGACATAAATTGTGACTTTAAAGTCAGAGAACCAACATAAGTTTTTTATCtcttagagaaaaagagaagtatgGGAGATCGTAGAATCCTATTTGGAAGGGATTTCCCTCTCATTTCTTGGGGGGCTATCACAGAGCGGTATATGTTATGAAGGCAGATACTCAGGGAACCAACCTGAAGTTACACCAGAGACACATGTCACAAACCGTAAGAGCTAAGAAGACATTACTTGCCAGAAGAAACGTTGACTCCCTAAGATGAAGCATCCCAGAACTAAATCATCACTTCATTCATGTAGTTGACTCTGGATGAGCATGCACAATacttcaaatgaataaatgtttttgatgTACTGGGTCCACTAAAATTCAAATCCACTCTGTCCTAGGTCTTGAATAGCTTCTTCCTACGAAACAATAGCTCAGTTAAACAGGCATTTCTTTGCCCACAAGACAGCATGTTATGCCAGTTGCAAAAAGCTTAAGAACCCACTTCCTTTTCAAACCAAAGTTAATGCAGGTCGGCTACCACGTGAGAAATTTAAGCAATATTGTAAGGTAAGCCTATTTCCCTTAGGCCACCTTCTCATTAACTTCAAAAGCAGACTCTCTTCCTGGCAGGCTCTAGAGACAGGGGCTGGGCCCATTCCACCCGTTACAGAAGAGACTCCAGGCCCTGGAAGTTAGGGATAACGTGAGCGCCTGTCTCCTTGGGTTATTATTAGGGATCAGCTGTGAAGCTACACGTTCCACTCTCGCCCAAGAGCTCTTCACACCGCGGATACCGGCATTTCCATGCAAAGAGCCGCACTGGTCCACGTGTCGCATGTCGGGGGAGGCACATGCCATCACAATCTCTCCCCACACAAAATGGCCTCGGGAAACTTAGATCGAGAGCATCTCACACGGAAGCCCCAGGGCCACCCTCATTCGCGCGCCCCCGGACTCGTGACCCCACCACCTCGCGGAcgctcccctcccacctccacaaCGAGCCCTCGGAAGGAGAAGGCGGAACTCGCGTAGCGCAACGAACGTGACGTCACAGAGGCTGTTCTTCCAGGCCCCGCCTCCAAAAGTGCGCAGTGCACTCTGGCCATTGTAGTCCTTTAGGGTGGGGTGGTGCTTCGAGACCGGTGGCTTGTGGCGCTGTGCGTAGGAACCGGTGGAATGGGCTGATGGAAGCTGACTCCCCGGTAAGATGTGGTTCAAAGAATAATACAATAATGTCGTGTCTTGGAACACTAGTCTGAATTTCTGTCTAAAGTAACTctgttcaatagaaatataatttgagcCAGATAGgtagtttaaaattttctagtggatgcatttaaaaaagtcaaacgAAATagatgaaactaattttaatcatattattttatttaacccaatatatccaaagtattatcatttcaacgtgtaattaatatgttaaaaatactgagatattttactttttttttttcataccaaGCTTAAGAAATCTGGTGTTTTATGCTTACAGTACATCTCAATTCgaaccagccacatttcaagtgctcagtagccacatgtggctagtctAAAACCTTCAGATTGCCAGGAATAGGTAGTATAGCTATCTGGGTTGTTTAGAAGCCTGTACAACCCCACAACTGTATACCTCAATTCCTAAAGATGAGAGAATTCacttttcttgttatttattaCTCCTCAAAAGTTAGAGACAGAAGTGCAACTTATTTGATCCCATCCTTCTCCATAGTTCAGAGGAAAAGGGCAAAAACCCTCCTCCAAGCTAAGGATCCTGTCCCTCATTTCTGTCTCTCCAATATCTTTAATCTGCAACTGACTCCCCTCTTCTGTATGTAAAGAAGTGCTGATCTTGGTGGGGGATTCACGTTCCAGGGTTCTTTGTCTCAGGGATTGGTACCACCATCAATCTaatcacacaaatgaaaaaagtgaGTCACCCTCCTTGTCACTTCCCTTCCCTTAACCCTTACAATATAATCTGTTGCCTTTTCCTGTCCAACTCCAATTCTTTTCCACAAAGTCAGATTGATGTTTTCAAAATGCAAGTttatgtcactcctctgctttaATACTTCAGTGGCTTTCTAGCACTTTAAAAAacctatttttcaattatagtcaACAATGTCATATTAAAtgcaggtgtacaatgtagtgattagacaaTTACATACCTTATGAATTGATCACCACCATTAAGTGTAGCACCCATCTAGCACTCTTTAACATACAAAATCCCACAGTAGGGCTCACAGTCCTGCATGACCAGCCCCCTCCTGCCTCACCTGGTGGCATATTTCTTTGAGCTTCTGTACCTCTATCTAGTATCATTGccttctctgttttttcctacttaaGGACTTTTGCACTTATTGCCACACCACAGAAAGCCTTTCAACTCCTTTATCTTCCTTCAGATCTCAGATTGAATGTCCTCATTCCTTAACTAGGTAGCTCTGTTAGAGTTTCTCAATATACCATGGACCTCTCCTTCAAAGCAATTACCAGAGTGGccatttgatgaatttttaaatggtttattaAATGTCTATTTCCCTTCAAGTCTGGAAGCTTGGGACCGTGACTTTGTTTACTCCAGTTCAGCACTGAACAAATTGTGAGCCTTCAACTGTTTGAGGAGGTAATAAGGACTTTATAATCCTTCTAGCTTTCATCTTGTCATTTTCCCTGCCAAACCCACAAAGCCGTCTACTGCTGCTTCAGGTCTCTATCCCCAGCCTCCTTGAGGCCAGAGAGCTGGCTTCTGCACCCAGCCTACTACTAAACAGCTCTTTAACAGTCACTTGTGACCTCATTAATCCACATGCCTTTCCCAATGGTCTGCATTGAAGGTACAGTGGTAATGTTGCCTTATCTTGTTGACGCTGTGCCTTTCCCCTTGGTGAAATGACTGTTTTCAGTTTAGTTACCACCACCTTGCTGAAGGATATCCCATGTGGAggtgtttttttctgaaataccACTCCCAAGTGCTCCTGGAACCTATCTTTAAGGAACAGTAAGGGGTAGGGGAAGGTGCTCAACACCCCTGAAGTAGTTCCCAGTTAGGTAATTCTGCACACTTAGATCATTTGATCAGCTACAGAAGTAGAAACCTCTGGGAAAGTAGACTGGCATGTCCCAAACCAGGGTGTGTGCAGATGTGTTGCTGAGGGGCAAAAGATAGGTCCTTTGTTGACTCACTGGAAAAAAGGTTCCCTCAGCTGCCTCCGTGTCAGGGATCAGTGTCTCAATTACAACAGCACGGCCTCAGCCAGACCCTTGTCATATTCTTAGCCCCACTGAATTGAGCTGAAAATAAAACTCCAGACTGACTAGTCAACATGCTATCCCCACCTGAAGTCTAACAGGCATGTCAAACTTAGTATATACAAAACCAAGTGCTCAACCTTCCCTTTCAAACCTGCCCTGCCTGTTTTTCCCATCTCAGTATAATACATCTACTTTTCAGTTGTTTGGGCCCTAAACCTTGAAATCATTTttgactcctctttttctcccaaCCCATATTCCATCAGCAATTTCTGCTGACCTCAGGAACACAGGCAGAGTCCAGTAACTTATAATCACCTCCACTACTTTAAACCACCTAAGTCTAAACCATTATCTGTCCACAGCCCGCTGCAATAGCGTTAATTGGTCTCCTTACTTTCACTTTTGCTCTCCACATGCTAACTGGAATAATCTGTTAAAAACACTCCTCTGCtcaaaccctccaatggctttccATCTTCACTCAAAATAAACTACTCGTCGGCATGGCTTTACAGGGGGGCGGGCCTGTGGGATCCAGCCCTCACTCACATCCACTCCCTCTCCAGCCACACCAGAACCTTTG
The DNA window shown above is from Rhinolophus ferrumequinum isolate MPI-CBG mRhiFer1 chromosome 15, mRhiFer1_v1.p, whole genome shotgun sequence and carries:
- the ADAT1 gene encoding tRNA-specific adenosine deaminase 1 isoform X2 is translated as MLHLRESTFLLASNVFLALTVCDMCLWCNFRASAPAQTMWTADEIARLCYEHYRVSLPKQGKPEPNREWTLLAAVVKIQPIADQTWDSPDKLVRVTKEVVSMGTGTKCIGRSKMRKSGDILNDSHAEVIARRSFQRYLLHQLHLVAALKQESIFVPGTQRGLWKLRPDLLFVFFSSHTPCGDASIIPMLECEDQPCCPVRTDWANNPSMEASGNLKPTEDKSKCERPDSPVTKKMRLEPGTPATEVANGVAQHQSFGNQESGPIPPSVSSSNLTSGELAAVTGMAPDGAKVVDVHRTGAKCVPGEAGDSGMPGVAYHQVGLLRVKPGRGDRTCSMSCSDKVARWNILGCQGALLMHFLEEPIYLSAVVIGKCPYSQEAMQRALIMRCQNVSALPKGFGVQEVKIQQSDLLFEQSRYAVQAKRADSPGRLVPCGAAISWSAVPEQPLDVTANGFPQGATKKGIRSLQARSRISKVELFRSFQKLLSSISDDKWPDSLRVRKLETYQDYKETASTYQEAWSALRKQAFGSWIRNPPDYHQFK
- the ADAT1 gene encoding tRNA-specific adenosine deaminase 1 isoform X1 gives rise to the protein MLHLRESTFLLASNVFLALTVCDMCLWCNFRASAPAQTMWTADEIARLCYEHYRVSLPKQGKPEPNREWTLLAAVVKIQPIADQTWDSPDKLVRVTKEVVSMGTGTKCIGRSKMRKSGDILNDSHAEVIARRSFQRYLLHQLHLVAALKQESIFVPGTQRGLWKLRPDLLFVFFSSHTPCGDASIIPMLECEDQPCCPVRTDWANNPSMEASGNLKPTEDKSKCERPDSPVTKKMRLEPGTPATEVANGVAQHQSFGNQESGPIPPSVSSSNLTSGELAAVTGMAPDGAKVVDVHRTGAKCVPGEAGDSGMPGVAYHQVGLLRVKPGRGDRTCSMSCSDKVARWNILGCQGALLMHFLEEPIYLSAVVIGKCPYSQEAMQRALIMRCQNVSALPKGFGVQEVKIQQSDLLFEQSRYAVQAKRADSPGRLVPCGAAISWSAVPEQPLDVTANGFPQGATKKGIRSLQARSRISKVELFRSFQKLLSSISDDKWPDSLRACCPSTALPAGLRNQLATGETRPWGDGVSGSTVSTSSRQQCSLTCAEGQMVQPSHMPLSGKMG
- the ADAT1 gene encoding tRNA-specific adenosine deaminase 1 isoform X6 codes for the protein MLHLRESTFLLASNVFLALTVCDMCLWCNFRASAPAQTMWTADEIARLCYEHYRVSLPKQGKPEPNREWTLLAAVVKIQPIADQTWDSPDKLVRVTKEVVSMGTGTKCIGRSKMRKSGDILNDSHAEVIARRSFQRYLLHQLHLVAALKQESIFVPGTQRGLWKLRPDLLFVFFSSHTPCGDASIIPMLECEDQPCCPVRTDWANNPSMEASGNLKPTEDKSKCERPDSPVTKKMRLEPGTPATEVANGVAQHQSFGNQESGPIPPSVSSSNLTSGELAAVTGMAPDGAKVVDVHRTGAKCVPGEAGDSGMPGVAYHQVGLLRVKPGRGDRTCSMSCSDKVARWNILGCQGALLMHFLEEPIYLSAVVIGKCPYSQEAMQRALIMRSRISKVELFRSFQKLLSSISDDKWPDSLRVRKLETYQDYKETASTYQEAWSALRKQAFGSWIRNPPDYHQFK
- the ADAT1 gene encoding tRNA-specific adenosine deaminase 1 isoform X5, which gives rise to MLHLRESTFLLASNVFLALTVCDMCLWCNFRASAPAQTMWTADEIARLCYEHYRVSLPKQGKPEPNREWTLLAAVVKIQPIADQTWDSPDKLVRVTKEVVSMGTGTKCIGRSKMRKSGDILNDSHAEVIARRSFQRYLLHQLHLVAALKQESIFVPGTQRGLWKLRPDLLFVFFSSHTPCGDASIIPMLECEDQPCCPVRTDWANNPSMEASGNLKPTEDKSKCERPDSPVTKKMRLEPGTPATEVANGVAQHQSFGNQESGPIPPSVSSSNLTSGELAAVTGMAPDGAKVVDVHRTGAKCVPGEAGDSGMPGVAYHQVGLLRVKPGRGDRTCSMSCSDKVARWNILGCQGALLMHFLEEPIYLSAVVIGKCPYSQEAMQRALIMRSRISKVELFRSFQKLLSSISDDKWPDSLRACCPSTALPAGLRNQLATGETRPWGDGVSGSTVSTSSRQQCSLTCAEGQMVQPSHMPLSGKMG
- the ADAT1 gene encoding tRNA-specific adenosine deaminase 1 isoform X4 codes for the protein MWTADEIARLCYEHYRVSLPKQGKPEPNREWTLLAAVVKIQPIADQTWDSPDKLVRVTKEVVSMGTGTKCIGRSKMRKSGDILNDSHAEVIARRSFQRYLLHQLHLVAALKQESIFVPGTQRGLWKLRPDLLFVFFSSHTPCGDASIIPMLECEDQPCCPVRTDWANNPSMEASGNLKPTEDKSKCERPDSPVTKKMRLEPGTPATEVANGVAQHQSFGNQESGPIPPSVSSSNLTSGELAAVTGMAPDGAKVVDVHRTGAKCVPGEAGDSGMPGVAYHQVGLLRVKPGRGDRTCSMSCSDKVARWNILGCQGALLMHFLEEPIYLSAVVIGKCPYSQEAMQRALIMRCQNVSALPKGFGVQEVKIQQSDLLFEQSRYAVQAKRADSPGRLVPCGAAISWSAVPEQPLDVTANGFPQGATKKGIRSLQARSRISKVELFRSFQKLLSSISDDKWPDSLRACCPSTALPAGLRNQLATGETRPWGDGVSGSTVSTSSRQQCSLTCAEGQMVQPSHMPLSGKMG
- the ADAT1 gene encoding tRNA-specific adenosine deaminase 1 isoform X3, with protein sequence MLHLRESTFLLASNVFLALTVCDMCLWCNFRASAPAQTMWTADEIARLCYEHYRVSLPKQGKPEPNREWTLLAAVVKIQPIADQTWDSPDKLVRVTKEVVSMGTGTKCIGRSKMRKSGDILNDSHAEVIARRSFQRYLLHQLHLVAALKQESIFVPGTQRGLWKLRPDLLFVFFSSHTPCGDASIIPMLECEDQPCCPVRTDWANNPSMEASGNLKPTEDKSKCERPDSPVTKKMRLEPGTPATEVANGVAQHQSFGNQESGPIPPSVSSSNLTSGELAAVTGMAPDGAKVVDVHRTGAKCVPGEAGDSGMPGVAYHQVGLLRVKPGRGDRTCSMSCSDKVARWNILGCQGALLMHFLEEPIYLSAVVIGKCPYSQEAMQRALIMRCQNVSALPKGFGVQEVKIQQSDLLFEQSRYAVQAKRADSPGRLVPCGAAISWSAVPEQPLDVTANGFPQGATKKGIRSLQARSRISKVELFRSFQKLLSSISDDKWPDSLSCICGFVVVKQKQIKAPLEHCPSSMSA